DNA sequence from the Burkholderiales bacterium genome:
GAGGTTCATCGCCGTGAAGCCGAGGCGGTTCGCCGGGACCTGCACGAGGTATTCGAAGAACGCGATACCCCAACTGACGAGGGCGGCTATCCACCACGGTTTCGAATTGAGATTCTTGAGGTGCCCGTACCACGCGAAAGTCATGAAGAGGTTGGATACGGCGAGCATGAGCGCCGTCGGTACGAGCGGATGCGCGAGCACTGCCATGGATGTCCCGGGGGGAAGGTCACGAAGGGGCGCAATTATAATGGGGGCGCCTCGTATGTCCGTCTCCGCCCTCCTCGTCACCGGCGCTACCGGCGCCGGCAAGACGACTTACCTTTCCCGCCTGATCGCGCAGCGGCCCGCTGCGGCGCGCTGGGCCGTGCTGGTCAACGATTTCGGAGAGGCGAGGCTGCGCACGGGACCCGGCCTCGCGGTGCGCGAGGTCGCGGGCTGCATCTGCTGCTCGGGACAGGTGTCGCTGCGCACGGCGATCGTCGCGCTCCTGCGCGACGGGCCGGAACGGCTGCTGATCGAAGCGTCGGCGGCAGCCCATCCGGACGCGATCGTGCACGTGCTGAACGAGCCCGGTATCGCGTCGGCGGTGACGCTGGAGCGCACGGTGTGCGTCGCCGATCCCGCACAGGCGCTCGATCCGCGTTACGCGAATCTCGAGCTCTACCGGGAGCAGGTGAAGGCGGCGGATGAGGTGGT
Encoded proteins:
- a CDS encoding DMT family protein gives rise to the protein MAVLAHPLVPTALMLAVSNLFMTFAWYGHLKNLNSKPWWIAALVSWGIAFFEYLVQVPANRLGFTAMNLAQLKILQEVVTLSVFVPFAVLYMGEPVRMNYLYAGLCLLGAVYFIFRA
- a CDS encoding ATPase, T2SS/T4P/T4SS family; translation: MSVSALLVTGATGAGKTTYLSRLIAQRPAAARWAVLVNDFGEARLRTGPGLAVREVAGCICCSGQVSLRTAIVALLRDGPERLLIEASAAAHPDAIVHVLNEPGIASAVTLERTVCVADPAQALDPRYANLELYREQVKAADEVVLSKTDARAEEALRAMGAQRIEHVIPDPR